The following coding sequences are from one Musa acuminata AAA Group cultivar baxijiao chromosome BXJ1-6, Cavendish_Baxijiao_AAA, whole genome shotgun sequence window:
- the LOC135676429 gene encoding arogenate dehydratase/prephenate dehydratase 6, chloroplastic-like encodes MAAILTPATTGPHSTRLALPIAKPKIPLQRTHLVRCVHRPEISPFFHGAVGANRADWQSACAILSSKVATTSQNHQQTPQHHEAGDDTNHSLVPVVNGHGSAAAALDLVPVQLPQPLTIADLSPAPKHGSQLRVAYQGVPGAYSEAAAAKAYPNCDAIPCDQFEAAFQAVELWVADRAVLPVENSLGGSIHRNYDLLLRHRLHIVGEVQLPVHHCLLALPGVRKEQLTRVISHPQALSQCEHTLTAMGLNVAREAFDDTAGAAEYVALNGLQDTAAIASARAAELYGMQVLADGIQDDSGNVTRFVMLAREPIVPRVDRPFKTSIVFAAHDSEGTSVLFKVLSAFAFRDIGLTKIESRPHRQRPIRLEDEASSGGGGAAGTAKHFEYTFYVDFQASLAERRAQNALAEVQEFTSFLRVLGSYPMDMTPWSITSSSSNSSSSSSSSSPGSQQ; translated from the coding sequence ATGGCGGCCATCCTGACTCCTGCCACCACGGGCCCTCATTCGACTCGTCTTGCTCTCCCCATCGCCAAACCTAAGATCCCTTTACAGAGGACCCACCTCGTGCGGTGCGTCCACCGGCCGGAAATCTCCCCCTTCTTCCACGGCGCCGTCGGGGCCAACCGCGCCGACTGGCAGAGCGCCTGCGCTATCCTCTCCAGCAAGGTCGCGACCACCTCCCAGAACCATCAGCAGACGCCGCAGCACCACGAAGCCGGGGATGACACCAACCACAGCTTGGTCCCCGTCGTCAACGGTCATGGCTCAGCTGCCGCCGCGCTTGACCTTGTCCCGGTCCAGCTCCCGCAGCCGCTCACCATCGCCGACCTGTCCCCGGCGCCGAAGCACGGGTCCCAGCTCCGGGTGGCGTACCAGGGCGTCCCTGGGGCTTACAGCGAGGCGGCCGCCGCCAAGGCCTACCCCAACTGCGACGCCATCCCGTGCGACCAGTTCGAGGCGGCCTTCCAGGCCGTGGAACTCTGGGTCGCCGACCGGGCCGTCCTGCCCGTGGAGAACTCCCTGGGCGGCAGCATCCACCGCAACTACGATCTCCTCCTCCGGCACCGCCTCCATATCGTCGGCGAGGTCCAGCTCCCCGTCCACCACTGCCTTCTCGCCCTCCCGGGCGTCCGCAAGGAGCAGCTGACCCGGGTCATAAGCCACCCGCAAGCCCTCTCCCAGTGCGAGCACACCCTGACGGCGATGGGCCTCAATGTGGCGCGCGAAGCCTTCGACGACACGGCCGGGGCCGCCGAGTACGTGGCGTTGAACGGGCTACAGGACACGGCGGCCATCGCGTCGGCTCGGGCAGCGGAGCTGTACGGGATGCAGGTGCTGGCGGACGGGATCCAGGACGACAGCGGCAACGTGACGCGGTTCGTGATGCTGGCGCGGGAGCCCATCGTGCCCCGGGTTGACCGGCCATTCAAGACGAGCATCGTGTTCGCAGCCCACGACAGCGAGGGCACGTCCGTGCTGTTCAAGGTGCTCTCCGCGTTCGCCTTCCGTGACATCGGCCTGACCAAGATCGAGAGCCGGCCGCACCGCCAGCGGCCCATCCGGCTAGAGGACGAggccagcagcggcggcggcggcgcagccggCACCGCCAAGCACTTCGAGTACACCTTCTACGTGGATTTCCAGGCCTCCCTGGCGGAGCGCCGGGCGCAGAACGCCCTCGCCGAGGTCCAGGAGTTCACTTCCTTCCTCCGCGTCCTCGGCAGCTACCCCATGGACATGACACCCTGGAGCATCACTTCCTCCTCatccaactcctcctcctcctcctcttcctcctctcctggtTCGCAGCAATAA